GCGCGTGTAGGCGTTACGCTCGCGTCCTTCCCAGGACAAGATGTCCAGGGTGCGGGGCCGCCGGCGTATGGCGCGCATGTAGCGCTTGAAGAATTCGGCCATGAGAGCGTGGGGCGGCAGCCTGCGCAAGGCCTCCTCATCCCCGGCCACCAGTTCCTCGACCGTGGGCCAGAAATCAGGGCTGACCCGGAACGCTGCCAGCAGACCCTTAAGGCCGTGGAAGTGCTTGTAGAGCAGACGGCGCTCCACTCCCGCCTCGGCGCAGACCTTCTCTTCCGTGAGGCCCTTGAAGCCTTCGCGCGCCAAGACTTCGCCCGCGGCTCCGACGAGTCTCTCGCGGGTCAAATCCGCGTCACAGAGCGGTATGACCTTGCGCCTAGTCATGAACACATTCTCGTTATCCTGCAACTCGCCCGGATTCCCTGAGCAGCGGCCATGACGGCGGCTGAGCGTCGATCCATGCATTCAAAGCGCTCGCCGCCCGTGCATATACGTGTGCCATGCTTTCCCAGCCGAGGAAAGTGGTGAAACCACAGGCTCCAGGCTATGGTCTGGGTCGGACCGCAGTCCCATCGGGCAGCCCCGCATCACATATGATTAAGCATATGTCTGAAAAACGATTGGAAGCGGATTGGCCGTGCACGCTGTGGATTAGCCGTGCATGCTGTAGTAATGGGGAGCGTTTTTAGATTAGTGTTAGGCTGGTTATTTTTTTTGTTCTTAATAATGCTTCGAAATCAGTCTATAAGGTATCCTAAAAGGTCAGGTCAGCTACACTATCTCTTTGCAGAGATTCGTAATTAAGGTATCGTGCAGGCCGCTTTTAACGACCAGCCCTATGTAATAGGGCGATGCATGTTTCCACTGTCTTAAGAGGCAAATATTTATGAAAAATTATCCGGCCTACCCCTCTATTGCAGGCGTTTTCCTGACAAAAGTTTTGACCCATTTTCGACCGCAACGCCTGCGCCTTCCCTTGAGTCATGATGGATACTCGCGCAACCTGCTTTTGCCTGTCGCCGGTCAGTCCGAAATCGCCTGCGCTGCGGTGGATAGTTTGGACCGGGCCTGCCGCGCTCCAAAAGTGCGCGAAAAACTGCGGCGCATCTGTAAACGTCAAGCCGTGCAAGACCTGCGCATAAGTGTTCAGGACAAAGAATACTTTGCCAAGTATTACAATTACAAGGATATTCCAAGAATACTTGAAGGTTTGGGCTGGTTCGCGGACGCCGAGCGCAACTTCCATAATCACTGCTACTTGCACGCCGCGGGCTTGCCCGTGCCACGCCCTTTGGGGCTGCTGCGCGAGTGCTCGCACGGA
This region of Desulfocurvibacter africanus subsp. africanus DSM 2603 genomic DNA includes:
- a CDS encoding TetR/AcrR family transcriptional regulator gives rise to the protein MTRRKVIPLCDADLTRERLVGAAGEVLAREGFKGLTEEKVCAEAGVERRLLYKHFHGLKGLLAAFRVSPDFWPTVEELVAGDEEALRRLPPHALMAEFFKRYMRAIRRRPRTLDILSWEGRERNAYTRVIEQGRERTALEFFEYMRDDPPEDVDLSVLVALVAGAVHFLTVRSRVGDFFGGLDLRADEDWLRVERAIEHIFRCSLART